A region of Candidatus Methylacidiphilales bacterium DNA encodes the following proteins:
- a CDS encoding GH116 family glycosyl-hydrolase — translation MRDSKPPAENDSCCDTPGCCSGGDMSRRRFVEAATLATAGSLLLPRMVMAGPFDDLDWDQIIPADKKLRPNWVKSLYARGTPQMYSKANQELRFIGMPVGGICCGTIYLSGDGQLWNWDIFNQNLEGVLPVSVPWSEAGEPYRDKKGDVSSRNGMRYVRPAKQSDSQKIDQGFALKISQKGKTEVRPLDSTGWAEVNFTGQYPIGTVEYSDATAQVQVKLEAYSPFIPLNTDDSSLPATVFHITVTNRSADTATVNLAGWLQNAASFYSAKSGSGQRVNSVTLGKKATLVAMRFEPNATLKSKVRPDIIVDDFEKGYGAWKIEGEAFGKQPLNRAVIPPYQGALGGEGGSVVNSHGSAPGDSTAEKDARTGKLTSAQFKIERRFLSFYIGGGSRNDVGLRLWVDGKVVRTFSGKDKNAMHREALEVAEYESQLAVIEIFDEAGKGGWANIGVDHIVQTDMPDTESVLERQGDFGTMALAVIGKGTANPEVNAAELPVAAFVKSNNLTAQGSMPVGAVAQEQVIAAGQSAEFRFVLAWHFPNSKIPCPDAGKGNYFSKRFRDATAVTDYIANEWPRLESQTRLWRDTWVDSTLPHWFLDRTFLNTSILATTTSHRFASGRFWGWEGIGCCAGTCTHVWHYAQAVGRLFPDIERDLRERVDFGVGFIPDSGIVRHRAEGSTPAIDGHCGRILGVWREHQMSADDAFLKRLWPKVKRALEHVIEHDKDGDGILDGPQENTLDAAWFGQIAWITSLAIAALRAGEVMAMEQGDTDFAGRCRAHYQKARKSVETKLFNGEYFYQIADPKRAKSLGTYEACHIDQVHGQSWAWQVNLGRVLDREKTLSALKALWKYNFAPDVGPFRKKFTAGRPYALAGDAGLVMTTNPKLIKDVYGLSSWQIGYFNECMSGFEHQVASHMIAEGMVLEGLAVTRAIHDRYHAARRNPWNEIECSDHYSRAMASYGTFITACGFECHGPKGHLGFAPKLTPENFKAAFTSAEGWGSFSQKMENGKMLAEIALKWGTLRLRSIRLATEAKPASATVEANGKPLDAKLTFNDGSTTITLSRDVKITADRNIQVHLTL, via the coding sequence ATGCGCGATTCCAAGCCACCCGCCGAGAACGACTCCTGCTGCGACACGCCCGGGTGCTGTTCAGGCGGTGACATGAGCCGACGTCGTTTTGTCGAAGCGGCGACCCTGGCGACAGCGGGTTCCCTTTTATTGCCCCGAATGGTGATGGCCGGTCCCTTTGATGATCTGGATTGGGATCAGATCATTCCTGCCGACAAAAAACTGCGGCCCAACTGGGTGAAATCCCTTTACGCGCGCGGCACGCCACAGATGTATTCCAAGGCGAATCAAGAGCTGCGTTTCATCGGCATGCCCGTGGGCGGCATCTGCTGCGGCACAATCTATCTAAGCGGCGATGGACAACTTTGGAACTGGGACATCTTCAACCAAAACCTTGAAGGCGTCCTGCCCGTCTCCGTTCCTTGGTCGGAAGCAGGAGAACCGTATCGTGACAAGAAAGGTGATGTCAGCAGTCGCAACGGCATGCGCTACGTCCGGCCTGCGAAGCAATCGGATTCGCAGAAGATTGACCAAGGCTTCGCCCTGAAAATTTCCCAGAAGGGAAAAACCGAAGTGCGCCCGCTCGACAGCACCGGCTGGGCCGAAGTGAATTTCACCGGACAATATCCCATCGGAACCGTGGAATACAGCGATGCCACCGCGCAGGTGCAAGTGAAACTGGAGGCATATTCGCCCTTCATCCCTCTCAACACCGATGACTCCAGCCTGCCCGCCACGGTGTTTCATATCACGGTGACAAATCGCAGCGCGGATACGGCCACGGTGAATCTCGCCGGCTGGTTGCAAAATGCGGCCAGCTTTTACTCCGCCAAGTCGGGCAGCGGTCAACGGGTGAACTCCGTGACGCTGGGAAAGAAGGCGACGCTCGTGGCGATGCGGTTTGAGCCCAACGCGACCCTAAAGTCTAAAGTCCGCCCGGACATTATCGTCGACGATTTTGAGAAGGGCTATGGCGCATGGAAGATCGAGGGCGAGGCGTTCGGCAAACAACCGCTCAATCGTGCGGTCATTCCACCCTATCAGGGCGCCCTAGGGGGCGAAGGCGGCAGCGTGGTCAATTCACACGGCAGCGCGCCGGGGGATTCCACGGCGGAAAAAGATGCACGCACTGGCAAGCTCACCAGTGCGCAGTTCAAGATTGAACGCAGGTTTCTTTCCTTTTACATCGGCGGCGGCAGCCGCAATGACGTCGGCCTGCGTTTGTGGGTCGACGGAAAAGTCGTCCGCACCTTCAGCGGCAAAGACAAAAATGCCATGCACCGCGAGGCGCTGGAGGTGGCGGAGTATGAGTCCCAACTTGCGGTCATTGAAATTTTCGACGAGGCCGGAAAAGGCGGATGGGCCAACATCGGCGTAGATCACATCGTCCAGACCGACATGCCCGATACCGAATCCGTTTTAGAGAGGCAGGGCGACTTCGGCACGATGGCGCTCGCGGTCATCGGCAAAGGCACGGCGAATCCAGAGGTGAATGCGGCGGAACTTCCCGTGGCTGCTTTCGTGAAATCCAACAACCTGACGGCCCAAGGATCCATGCCCGTTGGAGCCGTTGCTCAGGAGCAAGTCATCGCGGCGGGACAATCGGCGGAATTTCGTTTTGTGCTCGCATGGCATTTCCCAAATTCCAAGATTCCCTGCCCGGATGCAGGGAAGGGGAACTATTTTTCCAAACGCTTCCGTGACGCGACTGCGGTGACGGATTACATCGCCAACGAGTGGCCCCGACTGGAATCACAGACGCGGTTGTGGCGCGATACGTGGGTAGATTCCACGCTGCCACACTGGTTTTTAGATCGCACCTTCTTGAACACCTCCATTCTCGCGACGACGACCTCACACCGTTTTGCCAGCGGTCGTTTCTGGGGCTGGGAAGGTATCGGCTGTTGCGCGGGGACTTGTACGCACGTCTGGCATTACGCACAGGCGGTGGGGCGCCTCTTTCCGGACATCGAGCGCGACTTGCGCGAGCGCGTGGACTTCGGCGTAGGTTTCATCCCAGATTCGGGTATCGTGCGCCATCGAGCGGAAGGCTCTACCCCGGCGATTGATGGCCACTGCGGGCGCATCCTCGGCGTCTGGCGCGAACATCAGATGAGCGCCGATGACGCGTTTCTCAAGCGGCTCTGGCCCAAGGTAAAAAGGGCTCTGGAACACGTCATCGAGCATGACAAGGATGGCGATGGCATTCTCGACGGCCCCCAGGAAAACACGCTCGACGCCGCTTGGTTTGGACAGATCGCGTGGATCACTTCGCTGGCCATTGCCGCGTTGCGGGCCGGCGAAGTGATGGCGATGGAACAGGGCGATACTGATTTTGCCGGGCGTTGCCGCGCCCATTACCAAAAAGCGCGAAAGTCTGTGGAAACCAAATTGTTCAACGGCGAATATTTTTATCAAATCGCCGACCCCAAGCGGGCCAAAAGCCTCGGCACATATGAGGCCTGTCACATTGACCAGGTCCACGGCCAGAGCTGGGCCTGGCAGGTGAATCTCGGACGCGTTCTGGATCGCGAGAAGACCTTGAGTGCGTTGAAGGCATTGTGGAAATACAACTTTGCACCTGATGTGGGGCCATTCCGGAAAAAATTCACCGCGGGTCGTCCCTACGCATTAGCCGGCGATGCGGGATTAGTCATGACCACGAACCCGAAACTCATCAAGGATGTCTATGGTCTTTCGAGCTGGCAGATCGGTTACTTCAACGAGTGCATGAGCGGCTTCGAGCATCAGGTCGCTTCCCACATGATCGCCGAGGGCATGGTGCTGGAAGGCCTGGCCGTCACGCGCGCCATTCACGACCGGTATCACGCAGCGCGACGTAATCCTTGGAACGAAATCGAGTGCAGCGATCACTATTCCCGCGCGATGGCGAGCTACGGCACATTCATCACCGCCTGCGGTTTTGAATGCCATGGGCCCAAGGGTCACCTCGGCTTCGCTCCCAAGCTTACGCCGGAAAACTTCAAGGCCGCCTTCACCTCCGCCGAGGGTTGGGGCAGCTTCAGTCAAAAAATGGAAAACGGAAAGATGTTGGCGGAAATCGCCCTGAAATGGGGGACTCTCCGGCTGCGCTCGATCCGTCTCGCCACCGAGGCAAAACCAGCCTCTGCGACCGTTGAAGCGAACGGGAAGCCCCTTGATGCAAAGCTCACCTTCAACGATGGCAGCACCACGATCACTTTGTCACGAGACGTCAAAATAACCGCCGATCGAAACATCCAAGTCCATCTCACACTATGA
- a CDS encoding FAD-dependent oxidoreductase: MISHSIDCDLLVAGGGLAGVCAALSAARNGARVVLVQDRSVLGGNASSEIKMHVVGADCHGAKPGCRESGLMEELRLEDAARNPAGVYSQWDLLLYEKVILEPNIRLLLDTDVIGVEVADQVIQSARAVRLSTEDEFIIRARFFADCTGDGRLGAEAGADYHVGREGKADYGESLAQEKADRQTLGSSILLTGRKHDTPQPFVRPSWVRTFKKEDFKLRPIKSFEYGYWWFEWGGQLDTLKDNAEIRHELMRITLGVWDYIKNSGEFPEAANWGLEWVGSIPGKRESRRFYGTYRLTEMDVLKPGHFDDTVAYGGWFVDTHPPMGVDAPEEPPCIQHHFDHLFPLPLRCYHSRNIANLFFAGRNISATHIAFASTRVMATCAVGGQAVGTAAALWLHEKTNDIRSLSTPENIRALQQRLLRDDAFLLDLRNEDPADLARTASARASSGSNTAALALDGVTRDLRAAFGSWSSDSVHAWTSAELPASLALELAKPAPIREIHVTFDSGFEKELLLTPSHHHQKISAPRGPQTKLVRHYRLKIDGVVVHEETHNILRKRVHRLPAAVSGQTVEVECLATHGAPVARIFEVRSYAN; the protein is encoded by the coding sequence ATGATCTCCCACTCAATTGATTGCGATCTTCTCGTTGCCGGAGGCGGTCTCGCCGGCGTCTGCGCCGCCCTAAGCGCCGCACGCAATGGCGCCCGCGTCGTCCTCGTCCAGGACCGCTCCGTCCTCGGCGGCAATGCTTCCAGCGAAATCAAGATGCACGTCGTGGGTGCCGACTGCCATGGCGCCAAACCCGGCTGCCGCGAGTCCGGCCTCATGGAGGAACTCCGTCTCGAAGACGCCGCCCGTAACCCCGCCGGCGTTTACTCGCAATGGGATTTGTTGCTTTACGAAAAAGTCATTCTGGAACCCAACATCCGCTTGTTGCTCGACACCGATGTCATAGGCGTCGAGGTCGCGGACCAGGTGATCCAATCCGCCCGCGCCGTGCGACTGTCCACCGAGGACGAGTTCATCATCCGCGCCCGCTTCTTCGCCGATTGTACCGGTGACGGTCGCCTCGGTGCCGAGGCCGGTGCCGACTACCATGTCGGCCGTGAAGGCAAGGCCGATTACGGCGAGTCCCTGGCCCAGGAAAAAGCCGACCGACAGACTCTTGGGAGCTCCATTCTCCTGACCGGACGCAAGCACGATACCCCCCAACCATTTGTTCGCCCCTCATGGGTGCGCACTTTCAAAAAGGAGGATTTCAAACTCCGTCCAATCAAGAGCTTCGAATACGGCTACTGGTGGTTTGAGTGGGGCGGCCAGCTCGATACCCTCAAGGACAATGCCGAAATCCGCCACGAGCTTATGCGCATCACCCTCGGCGTATGGGACTACATCAAAAACTCCGGTGAGTTCCCCGAGGCTGCGAACTGGGGTCTCGAATGGGTCGGATCCATCCCCGGCAAGCGCGAATCCCGCCGCTTCTACGGCACCTATCGCCTGACTGAAATGGACGTGCTCAAGCCCGGCCACTTCGACGACACGGTGGCCTACGGGGGATGGTTTGTGGACACGCATCCACCCATGGGCGTGGACGCGCCGGAGGAACCGCCGTGCATCCAACACCACTTCGACCACCTGTTCCCATTGCCGCTGCGCTGCTACCACTCGCGCAACATCGCCAACCTCTTCTTCGCCGGCAGAAATATCAGCGCCACCCACATCGCCTTCGCCAGCACCCGCGTGATGGCCACCTGTGCCGTTGGCGGCCAGGCTGTCGGCACCGCCGCTGCTCTCTGGCTTCACGAAAAGACCAACGACATCCGCTCCCTCTCCACCCCGGAAAACATCCGTGCCCTCCAGCAAAGGCTTCTGCGCGACGACGCGTTCCTCCTCGATCTCCGCAACGAAGACCCCGCCGACCTCGCCCGTACCGCCTCGGCGCGCGCGAGCAGCGGCAGCAACACCGCCGCCCTTGCGCTCGACGGCGTAACCCGGGACCTGCGCGCTGCGTTCGGCTCCTGGTCTTCGGACAGTGTCCACGCTTGGACTTCTGCGGAACTACCCGCCTCCCTGGCCCTCGAACTGGCAAAACCCGCCCCCATCCGCGAGATCCACGTGACGTTTGACAGCGGCTTCGAGAAGGAACTCCTTCTCACCCCCAGTCACCACCACCAAAAGATCAGCGCCCCGCGCGGCCCCCAGACCAAGCTCGTTCGACACTACCGCCTGAAGATTGACGGCGTGGTCGTGCACGAGGAAACCCACAACATCCTCCGCAAACGCGTCCATCGCCTGCCCGCCGCGGTCAGCGGGCAGACCGTCGAAGTCGAGTGCCTCGCCACTCACGGAGCTCCGGTCGCACGCATCTTTGAGGTGCGCAGCTACGCCAATTGA
- a CDS encoding sulfatase-like hydrolase/transferase has translation MIPFSKLSLPIAALTLMMVGSLSAAEGRAPNLIVIMTDDQGYADAGFNGCKDIPTPHMDRLAAGGAVCTSAYVTGTVCAPSRAGFITGRYPQRFGFERNVAWQPGNPATGIAIEETTIAAALRPYGYKSGLVGKWHLGSHDNFHPLNRGFDEFYGHLGGGHRNMPGELTIQKTSEARNEPESYLTWLLRGFEPVRTERYLTEELTREALEFVRRHKDKPFFLFLAYNAPHAPLQATDEDLAKFKHLTNEKRRTYAAMLTAVDRGVGQILDLLDELKVAEDTLIVFLADNGGPLHSNGSNNGVLRGNKGQTFEGGFRVPFAIRWPGKIPAGLRYDQPVSSLDIFATIAAANKIPVNAERPLDGVDLVPYLRGDKTGAPHERIYIRQFDSGTYAMREGDYKIVKSKKDATPALYHLTNDPSERTDLAAQESERLNHMQASYDAWNAKLIEPAFPGLDMREWQRAENRAKP, from the coding sequence ATGATCCCTTTTTCCAAACTGTCCCTACCTATCGCCGCCCTCACCCTGATGATGGTGGGATCGCTCTCCGCCGCCGAAGGCAGGGCCCCGAACCTCATCGTCATCATGACAGACGACCAGGGTTATGCCGATGCCGGCTTCAACGGCTGCAAGGACATTCCCACGCCTCACATGGATCGCCTCGCCGCCGGGGGCGCGGTCTGCACCAGCGCCTACGTCACCGGCACGGTCTGCGCCCCAAGCCGGGCCGGCTTTATCACAGGACGCTACCCGCAACGCTTCGGCTTCGAGCGCAACGTGGCCTGGCAACCCGGCAACCCTGCCACCGGCATCGCCATCGAGGAGACGACCATCGCGGCGGCCCTGCGACCCTACGGCTACAAATCCGGCCTAGTCGGCAAGTGGCACCTCGGTTCGCATGACAACTTCCACCCCCTCAACCGCGGTTTTGACGAGTTTTACGGCCACCTCGGTGGCGGCCATCGCAACATGCCCGGGGAGTTGACCATCCAGAAAACCTCCGAGGCCCGCAACGAACCCGAAAGCTACCTCACCTGGTTGTTGCGCGGGTTCGAGCCGGTGCGCACCGAGCGTTACCTTACGGAGGAGTTAACACGCGAGGCCCTGGAGTTTGTGCGGCGTCACAAGGACAAACCCTTCTTCCTCTTCCTCGCCTACAACGCACCCCACGCCCCCTTGCAAGCCACCGACGAAGATCTCGCAAAATTCAAGCACCTCACAAATGAAAAACGCCGCACCTACGCCGCCATGCTCACGGCGGTTGACCGCGGCGTCGGCCAAATACTCGATCTGCTCGACGAGTTGAAAGTCGCTGAAGATACGCTCATCGTATTCCTCGCTGACAACGGCGGCCCCCTCCACTCCAACGGTTCCAACAACGGTGTGCTGCGCGGCAACAAAGGTCAAACCTTCGAAGGAGGCTTCCGTGTGCCTTTCGCAATCAGGTGGCCGGGGAAGATCCCCGCCGGCCTGCGATACGACCAGCCCGTTTCCTCGCTCGACATCTTCGCCACCATCGCTGCCGCCAACAAAATCCCCGTCAACGCGGAGCGCCCGCTCGACGGTGTTGATCTCGTTCCCTACCTGCGCGGCGATAAAACCGGCGCGCCCCATGAGCGCATTTATATCCGCCAATTTGATTCCGGAACCTACGCAATGCGCGAAGGCGACTACAAAATCGTGAAATCCAAGAAAGATGCCACACCTGCCCTCTACCATCTGACCAACGATCCTTCTGAGCGCACCGACCTCGCGGCTCAGGAGAGCGAACGTCTCAACCACATGCAGGCCAGCTACGATGCCTGGAACGCAAAGCTCATCGAGCCCGCCTTTCCCGGCCTCGACATGCGCGAGTGGCAGCGGGCTGAAAACCGCGCCAAACCCTAA
- a CDS encoding MFS transporter → MKIKGMRWWIVVLVFLAAVLNYVDRQVLSVLAPTIQADLGIDDRDYANILNIFLVAYTLAYLVSGKLVDRMGARNSTLLFVVWWSMSNIVTAWVQGMRSMSMARFSLGLGEAGIWPAASKIVSEWFPSRERALAIGFYTMGATVGATLAPYVVIPIAMYDYAGGMPWVNSLFGHGTGWRMAFLITGIAGLLWVIPWLLLYRKPRESRFVSETELELIEEGVVENPATDEKAWSWGKVLMFKPLWLLLIGRLLTDPVWYFYQFWFAKFLSTDLAVAQEDLTITWIVYAAAGVGSLAGGWFSGVLIKRGVAPVKARLWVMLGCACLMPVSPLVAMVSGLPMTMALTAVAVFASLSWLINISALIVDVSPKHSLGTIFSVVAAGSTLGGIIMNMIVAAMVSGPSNKAAGFLDTAFKQVLGPVLETISGQGYAPWFWAMAFLHPLALILLWLGGIARPSKPV, encoded by the coding sequence ATGAAAATCAAAGGTATGCGCTGGTGGATTGTCGTGCTGGTTTTTCTGGCCGCCGTCCTCAACTACGTCGACCGTCAGGTGCTTTCGGTCCTCGCTCCAACCATCCAGGCGGATCTCGGGATCGACGACCGCGACTACGCCAATATTCTCAATATCTTCCTGGTCGCCTACACCCTGGCCTACCTCGTTTCCGGTAAGTTGGTCGACCGCATGGGCGCGCGCAACAGCACCCTTCTCTTTGTCGTTTGGTGGTCGATGTCCAACATCGTCACCGCCTGGGTCCAGGGCATGCGCTCGATGAGCATGGCCCGTTTCTCCCTCGGACTGGGCGAGGCGGGAATCTGGCCGGCGGCTTCCAAGATCGTCTCCGAGTGGTTTCCCTCGCGGGAGCGGGCGCTGGCCATCGGCTTTTACACCATGGGAGCGACCGTCGGGGCCACCTTGGCGCCCTACGTGGTCATCCCCATCGCCATGTATGACTATGCGGGAGGCATGCCATGGGTGAACTCGCTTTTCGGCCACGGAACGGGGTGGCGCATGGCCTTTCTCATCACCGGCATCGCAGGCCTTCTCTGGGTCATTCCCTGGCTTTTGCTTTACCGGAAACCACGCGAAAGCCGCTTCGTGTCCGAAACAGAGCTGGAACTCATCGAAGAGGGAGTGGTGGAAAACCCGGCGACGGACGAAAAGGCCTGGTCATGGGGGAAAGTGCTGATGTTCAAACCGCTCTGGCTCTTACTGATCGGCAGGCTGCTCACGGACCCGGTCTGGTATTTCTATCAATTCTGGTTCGCCAAGTTTCTCAGCACAGACCTCGCCGTGGCCCAGGAAGACCTGACCATCACGTGGATTGTTTACGCCGCGGCCGGTGTGGGATCGCTGGCGGGTGGGTGGTTCTCCGGTGTCCTCATCAAGCGGGGCGTTGCCCCGGTCAAAGCCCGTCTCTGGGTCATGCTGGGTTGCGCCTGTCTGATGCCGGTTTCGCCGCTTGTCGCCATGGTCAGCGGACTGCCGATGACCATGGCGCTGACAGCTGTCGCTGTCTTCGCCTCCCTCTCCTGGCTCATCAACATCAGCGCCTTGATTGTCGACGTTTCGCCCAAACATTCGCTCGGGACCATCTTCAGTGTGGTGGCGGCGGGAAGCACGCTGGGCGGCATCATCATGAACATGATCGTGGCCGCCATGGTCTCCGGCCCCTCCAACAAAGCGGCTGGCTTCCTCGATACGGCTTTCAAACAAGTGCTGGGTCCCGTGCTGGAAACGATATCCGGACAGGGCTATGCCCCCTGGTTCTGGGCCATGGCCTTCCTCCATCCCCTCGCCTTGATCCTCCTCTGGCTCGGAGGAATCGCGCGTCCTTCCAAACCGGTTTGA
- a CDS encoding helix-turn-helix domain-containing protein — MRYRDWLNLNIHLLWCYNLPVARGKEDADGVLHSTEYTNSGAWLVREGWAQVEHGNQCHLAKPGQWLIVKPGKRAQSFSPDARLISIAFEARWPDGSHLFDKGLSLVVEGKDAPELEKGVRPILQTMNRINPDTWDVRDHEVDLAQYFQIERLLFRWLVTLSKVLAERGVSPSGHTGIDARVRKVLDLMQTGDLAEPLEWEQLAARVKLSPNHLVRLFRRELRSTPAQYWNRLRLEHARHRLLQPGARVKEVSIELGFTYLSHFSKWFKSQTGKPPRNMQNDRIV; from the coding sequence ATGCGTTACCGCGACTGGCTCAATCTGAACATCCACTTGCTGTGGTGCTACAACCTGCCCGTGGCACGCGGGAAGGAAGATGCGGACGGAGTGCTGCACTCCACGGAATACACGAATAGCGGAGCCTGGTTGGTGCGCGAGGGCTGGGCCCAGGTGGAACACGGGAACCAATGCCATCTCGCCAAGCCGGGCCAGTGGCTCATCGTCAAACCCGGCAAGCGGGCACAGAGCTTCTCCCCGGATGCCCGGCTGATTTCCATCGCCTTCGAAGCGCGCTGGCCGGATGGCTCCCATCTGTTCGACAAGGGGCTGAGCCTGGTTGTGGAGGGAAAAGATGCCCCCGAGTTGGAAAAAGGGGTGCGCCCCATCCTGCAAACAATGAATCGCATCAACCCCGACACCTGGGATGTACGAGACCACGAGGTGGATCTGGCCCAGTACTTTCAAATCGAACGACTCTTGTTCCGCTGGCTGGTGACCTTGTCCAAAGTTCTCGCCGAACGGGGTGTTTCCCCATCCGGCCATACCGGCATCGACGCACGTGTTCGCAAGGTGCTCGATCTCATGCAGACAGGCGATCTGGCCGAACCCCTCGAATGGGAACAACTCGCTGCCAGAGTCAAACTGAGCCCGAATCACCTCGTTCGTCTATTCCGCCGCGAACTACGCAGCACACCCGCTCAATACTGGAACCGGCTGCGACTCGAACACGCACGGCACCGCCTGCTCCAACCCGGTGCCCGGGTAAAGGAGGTTTCCATCGAGCTCGGTTTCACCTACTTGTCCCACTTTTCCAAGTGGTTCAAAAGCCAAACCGGCAAACCGCCTCGCAACATGCAAAATGACCGAATTGTATAA
- a CDS encoding SGNH/GDSL hydrolase family protein: MPNFFAKLEAGGPVRIAYLGGSITEAWGWRDLSRDWVAQQYPQAKVSQIRATISGTGAEFGACRLKEHVLHHGPDLVFVEFAVNGAGATDQRAVESVEGIVRQIRRHDPKAEVCLVFTVSSGMLKILKEGRSPQVVENMKKVADHYGVPTIDFGPGIVSLVDEGKLIFSGPAPAKDAPVGGPMVFSTDGTHPLFETGHKLYLEAIVRSMPAIRAAGLPGPHPLPEPLEKDNWENGSMVAIDASGVQRSAGWQKIEPPDGTEQRQRISEYFPGVWETSQAGDTIEFSFEGTGFGLSGFRGMAAGLFRVTVDDRPPLNATFFDSYSYAGRVSHKAWFYPESLSRGPHRVKIEFLSELPDHAAILKKEGKNYKQPDLAPKPVLQLAAILLAGSLVH; the protein is encoded by the coding sequence TTGCCCAACTTTTTCGCCAAACTCGAAGCAGGTGGTCCCGTGCGGATCGCCTACCTGGGTGGCAGCATCACCGAAGCTTGGGGATGGCGCGATCTCTCCCGCGATTGGGTCGCCCAGCAATACCCGCAGGCCAAAGTCAGTCAAATCCGCGCAACCATCTCCGGAACCGGCGCGGAGTTTGGCGCCTGCCGATTGAAAGAGCATGTGCTGCACCATGGGCCCGATCTTGTCTTTGTCGAGTTCGCGGTCAACGGTGCGGGGGCGACCGACCAGCGTGCCGTTGAGTCCGTCGAAGGAATAGTACGGCAGATCCGCCGTCACGACCCGAAAGCGGAGGTCTGTCTGGTGTTCACCGTATCAAGTGGGATGTTAAAAATACTGAAAGAAGGCCGCTCCCCGCAGGTGGTCGAGAATATGAAAAAAGTTGCCGACCACTACGGCGTTCCGACGATTGATTTTGGCCCCGGGATCGTCAGCCTTGTCGACGAGGGGAAGCTCATCTTCTCCGGCCCCGCCCCGGCCAAAGATGCCCCTGTCGGCGGCCCGATGGTCTTCAGCACGGACGGCACCCATCCGCTTTTCGAAACCGGCCACAAACTCTACCTCGAAGCGATCGTGCGCTCCATGCCCGCCATCCGAGCGGCTGGTCTTCCCGGGCCCCATCCACTGCCCGAACCGTTGGAGAAGGACAATTGGGAAAACGGCAGCATGGTCGCTATTGACGCGTCGGGCGTGCAGCGCAGCGCCGGTTGGCAAAAAATCGAGCCGCCCGATGGCACCGAACAACGACAGCGTATCAGCGAGTATTTCCCCGGCGTGTGGGAAACCTCCCAGGCGGGAGATACCATAGAGTTCAGCTTTGAAGGCACGGGCTTCGGCTTGTCCGGATTTCGCGGCATGGCCGCCGGCCTGTTCCGTGTCACGGTGGATGATCGTCCGCCGCTCAACGCGACCTTTTTCGATTCTTATTCCTATGCAGGCCGGGTCAGCCACAAGGCGTGGTTTTACCCGGAGTCGCTTTCCCGCGGCCCACATCGTGTGAAGATCGAATTTCTCTCCGAACTTCCCGACCACGCGGCCATCCTCAAAAAGGAGGGGAAGAATTACAAACAACCTGACCTAGCACCAAAACCTGTGCTGCAACTCGCCGCCATTCTTCTTGCTGGCTCACTCGTTCATTGA
- a CDS encoding glycosyl hydrolase — MISRRKFISLSTASAAAISFAACQRQLVTPEAILPQGAKKKGLGQTVKFPGWEKKLTDLRCKWFYSWNHRIPETKPDGTEFIPMIYRYGGDPGVISETAVAAKTAGIKELLGFNEPDKEKQGNMTLEQTLAAWPLLMETGLRLGSPGCTHPDTEWMVQFMAAAKQRSLRVDFVCVHSYGGPNPEAFVKRLEKVYQMFGLPLWITEFAVGDWNAKSVEENKHKPETVLRFMEQVLPMLDKLDFVERYAWFPAKTTSIPLYSSALFDADGNLTPLGQCYRDA, encoded by the coding sequence ATGATCAGCCGTCGAAAATTCATCAGCCTATCCACCGCCTCTGCCGCCGCCATTTCGTTTGCTGCCTGTCAGCGCCAGTTGGTCACTCCAGAAGCCATCCTGCCCCAGGGGGCAAAGAAGAAAGGGCTTGGCCAGACGGTGAAGTTTCCCGGCTGGGAGAAAAAACTGACCGACCTCCGTTGCAAATGGTTCTATTCCTGGAATCACCGGATTCCGGAAACCAAGCCGGACGGCACCGAATTCATCCCCATGATTTATCGTTACGGCGGCGATCCCGGCGTGATTTCCGAAACGGCTGTCGCGGCCAAAACGGCGGGCATCAAGGAGCTACTTGGATTCAACGAGCCCGACAAAGAGAAGCAGGGCAACATGACGCTTGAGCAGACCCTCGCGGCCTGGCCGTTGCTGATGGAGACCGGCCTGCGCCTTGGCAGTCCTGGCTGCACACACCCGGATACCGAGTGGATGGTCCAGTTCATGGCTGCCGCGAAGCAACGCAGTCTGCGGGTGGATTTTGTCTGTGTGCATTCCTACGGCGGCCCGAATCCGGAGGCCTTCGTCAAACGGCTGGAAAAGGTATATCAAATGTTCGGGCTTCCGCTCTGGATCACCGAATTCGCGGTCGGGGATTGGAACGCCAAAAGCGTCGAGGAGAACAAGCACAAGCCCGAGACCGTGCTGCGTTTCATGGAGCAGGTCCTGCCCATGCTGGACAAGCTCGACTTCGTCGAACGTTACGCCTGGTTTCCCGCCAAAACCACGAGCATCCCGCTTTACAGCAGCGCCCTCTTTGATGCCGATGGCAACCTCACTCCCCTCGGCCAATGTTACCGAGACGCATAA